In the Kitasatospora terrestris genome, one interval contains:
- a CDS encoding DUF3618 domain-containing protein, whose protein sequence is MSPRHSTDRVAPDVAELTSQIVDTHEQLADTVGELAAAMDVGARVRAASEQAKANVGRAADRVGRRIGSTGDRMVRAVVGRRPETSTRELVLQTARFSGPVLAGLGGVMLGAAAVLAVARRR, encoded by the coding sequence ATGAGCCCCAGGCACAGCACCGACCGGGTCGCGCCCGACGTGGCCGAGCTGACCTCGCAGATCGTCGACACCCATGAACAGCTCGCCGACACCGTCGGCGAACTCGCCGCCGCGATGGACGTCGGCGCCAGGGTGCGCGCGGCGTCCGAGCAGGCGAAGGCGAACGTGGGCCGGGCCGCCGACCGGGTCGGGCGGCGGATCGGCAGCACCGGAGACCGGATGGTGCGAGCGGTCGTCGGACGCCGCCCGGAGACCTCCACCCGTGAACTCGTCCTCCAGACCGCCCGTTTCAGCGGCCCGGTCCTTGCCGGCCTGGGCGGTGTGATGCTCGGCGCCGCGGCCGTCCTGGCCGTGGCCCGCAGACGGTGA
- a CDS encoding VanZ family protein, translating into MIRAIFTDEAGLLWAVVAALIGSAALAAVVARRRAAPILLPACAAASTALVLAATLYPLHPGAPAPLLCTVQRDLIAATSSTQGLMNIALFVPAAFSTALLTRRPVGTGVALALLSAAVEAVQAVTPAVGRSCDTGDLWDNSLGAALGCGLAFLWSRRVGPRPLVAGRREAVRGALALAGGVGVVATALVPFVTVVPADATENTQAGPAQRAAAAKAYRDFFGPAAETVSVQFVRGFDGLPGTISTTGAQGSLTLAWPGGEPATGLVGPLPEEAPGELTDAAAVAAATRFARAHFPWALTDSRTSVEVRPDSAGARKVLWRSRVDGVLMPMSLDVIVTGSGQVSSFSARHIDSPVLPEVTVTETTARNTAVAAHPGAVVTGADLVAEPDRNNAWQPHWVVRLTAQQSGGRTRLLLVVVDAATGAVVPAPGR; encoded by the coding sequence ATGATTCGGGCAATCTTCACCGACGAGGCCGGGCTGCTGTGGGCCGTCGTGGCCGCGCTGATCGGCTCCGCCGCCCTCGCGGCGGTCGTCGCGAGGAGGCGCGCGGCGCCGATCCTCCTGCCGGCCTGCGCCGCGGCCTCCACCGCGCTCGTCCTCGCCGCCACCCTCTACCCGCTCCACCCGGGCGCACCGGCCCCGCTGCTGTGCACCGTCCAGCGCGACCTGATCGCCGCGACGTCGAGCACGCAGGGCCTGATGAACATCGCCCTGTTCGTCCCGGCCGCCTTCTCCACCGCCCTGCTCACCCGGCGTCCGGTCGGCACGGGCGTCGCCCTCGCCCTGCTCTCCGCGGCCGTCGAAGCGGTCCAGGCCGTGACCCCGGCCGTCGGGCGCAGCTGCGACACCGGCGACCTGTGGGACAACTCCCTCGGGGCCGCGCTCGGCTGCGGCCTGGCGTTCCTGTGGAGCCGCCGGGTGGGCCCCCGGCCGCTGGTCGCCGGCCGGCGCGAGGCCGTGCGCGGCGCCCTCGCGCTCGCCGGCGGAGTCGGGGTGGTCGCGACCGCGCTCGTTCCGTTCGTCACCGTCGTCCCCGCCGACGCCACGGAGAACACCCAGGCCGGGCCGGCCCAGCGGGCCGCCGCCGCCAAGGCCTACCGGGACTTCTTCGGGCCCGCCGCCGAGACCGTGTCCGTCCAGTTCGTCCGCGGCTTCGACGGCCTGCCCGGCACCATCAGCACCACGGGAGCCCAGGGGAGTCTCACCCTGGCCTGGCCCGGCGGTGAACCGGCCACGGGGCTCGTCGGGCCCCTCCCGGAGGAAGCCCCGGGCGAGCTCACCGACGCCGCGGCCGTCGCCGCCGCCACCCGGTTCGCCCGGGCCCACTTCCCGTGGGCCCTCACGGACAGCCGGACCTCCGTGGAGGTCCGGCCGGACTCCGCGGGCGCCCGGAAGGTCCTGTGGCGGTCCCGGGTCGACGGCGTCCTCATGCCGATGAGCCTCGACGTGATCGTCACCGGGAGCGGCCAGGTCAGCTCGTTCTCCGCCCGGCACATCGACTCGCCCGTCCTCCCCGAGGTGACCGTCACCGAGACGACCGCGCGGAACACCGCGGTCGCGGCCCACCCCGGGGCCGTCGTCACCGGCGCCGATCTCGTCGCCGAGCCCGACCGCAACAATGCCTGGCAGCCGCACTGGGTGGTCAGGCTGACGGCTCAGCAGAGTGGGGGGAGGACCCGGCTCCTGCTGGTCGTCGTCGACGCCGCCACCGGCGCCGTCGTCCCCGCCCCCGGACGCTGA
- the icmF gene encoding fused isobutyryl-CoA mutase/GTPase IcmF, protein MSDLHRPVHPVRLVTASALFDGHDASINIMRRIFQSQGAEVIHLGHNRSVQEVVDAALEEDAHGVAVSSYQGGHVEYFEYLVDRLREQGAGHIRVVGGGGGVIVPEEIVRLRNSGVTIFSPEDGQRMGLAGMVNSVVKDCDFDLWDGRAAEVDALLAGDRFTIARSITGAELGKLPEEFLARVRAAAAARVTPVLGITGTGGSGKSSLTDELVRRFRVDQQDKLRIAVIAVDPTRRRGGGALLGDRIRMNSLDGQQIFFRSLATRGSHELPEHLTDVIDVVKAAGFDLVIVETPGIGQGDAAIVPFVDTSLYVMTPEFGAASQLEKIDMLDFADVVAINKFERRGAKDALRDVGRQLVRNREAFGSRPEDMPVFGTSAATFNDDGVTALYQTLRTALAGHGLPVTEGALPAVSVRHSSGIRQVVPAERVRYLAEITETVRGYHAETERLVEAARSVQRLDAVRGQLADAGSDAANVESLLATARKQLPHEVTEQIENWPAVVASYSGDEQVVVVRDKEIRTKLTRESLSGNLIPRVALPRYADHGELVGFWRRENLPGLFPFTAGVFPFKRDGEDPARMFAGEGDPFRTNRRFKLLSEGQPATRLSTAFDSVTLYGRDPGERPDIYGKVGTSGVSVATLEDMKALYDGFDLVAPSTSVSMTINGPAPTVLAFFLNTVIDQQTEAFRAAEGRDPSPEEAAGLRARALANVRGTVQADILKEDQGQNTCLFSTEFSLRMMADIQEWFIANKVRNFYSVSISGYHIAEAGANPISQLAFTLANGFTYVEAYLARGMHIDDFAPNLSFFFSNGMDPEYSVLGRVARRIWAVAMKHKYGGNERSQKLKYHVQTSGRSLHAQEMDFNDIRTTLQALIAIYDNANSLHTNAYDEAVTTPSEESVRRALAIQLIINREWGLAMNENPLQGSFVIDQLTDLVEQAVLAEFDRINERGGVLGAMETGYQRGRIQDESMLYEQRKHDGTLPIIGVNTFRAPGAGDGEPQQVELARATTAEKESQLERVRAFQAGHGAEAEQAIARLKAAAIGGENVFEVLMDAARVCSLQQVTEAFFEVGGQYRRNV, encoded by the coding sequence ATGAGCGACCTGCACCGCCCTGTGCACCCCGTCCGGCTGGTCACCGCGTCGGCGCTGTTCGACGGGCACGACGCGTCGATCAACATCATGCGGCGGATCTTCCAGTCGCAGGGGGCCGAGGTGATCCACCTCGGGCACAACCGGTCGGTCCAGGAGGTCGTCGACGCGGCGCTGGAGGAGGACGCGCACGGCGTCGCCGTCTCGTCGTACCAGGGCGGCCACGTCGAGTACTTCGAGTACCTGGTCGACCGGCTGCGCGAGCAGGGCGCCGGGCACATCCGGGTGGTCGGCGGCGGGGGCGGCGTGATCGTGCCCGAGGAGATCGTCCGGCTGCGCAACAGCGGGGTGACCATCTTCTCGCCCGAGGACGGCCAGCGGATGGGTCTGGCCGGCATGGTCAACTCGGTCGTCAAGGACTGCGACTTCGACCTGTGGGACGGCCGCGCCGCCGAGGTGGACGCGCTGCTCGCCGGCGACCGGTTCACGATCGCCCGCAGCATCACCGGCGCCGAACTGGGCAAGCTCCCCGAGGAGTTCCTGGCCCGGGTGCGGGCCGCCGCCGCGGCGCGGGTGACCCCGGTCCTCGGCATCACCGGCACCGGCGGCTCCGGCAAGTCCTCGCTCACCGACGAGCTGGTCCGCCGCTTCCGCGTCGACCAGCAGGACAAGCTGCGGATCGCGGTCATCGCGGTCGACCCGACCCGCCGCCGCGGCGGCGGCGCGCTGCTCGGCGACCGGATCCGGATGAACTCCCTCGACGGCCAGCAGATCTTCTTCCGCAGCCTCGCCACCCGCGGCAGCCACGAACTGCCCGAGCACCTCACCGACGTGATCGACGTCGTCAAGGCCGCCGGCTTCGACCTGGTGATCGTCGAGACGCCCGGCATCGGCCAGGGCGACGCGGCCATCGTGCCCTTCGTCGACACCTCGCTGTACGTGATGACGCCCGAGTTCGGCGCCGCCTCCCAGCTCGAGAAGATCGACATGCTCGACTTCGCCGACGTCGTCGCGATCAACAAGTTCGAGCGCCGCGGCGCCAAGGACGCGCTGCGCGACGTCGGACGCCAACTGGTCCGCAACCGCGAGGCGTTCGGCAGCAGGCCGGAGGACATGCCGGTGTTCGGCACCTCCGCGGCCACCTTCAACGACGACGGCGTCACCGCGCTCTACCAGACCCTGCGGACCGCCCTCGCCGGGCACGGGCTGCCGGTGACCGAGGGCGCCCTGCCGGCGGTGTCCGTCCGCCACTCCTCCGGCATCCGCCAGGTCGTCCCCGCCGAGCGGGTCCGCTACCTCGCCGAGATCACCGAGACCGTCCGCGGCTACCACGCCGAGACCGAGCGCCTGGTCGAGGCGGCCCGGTCGGTCCAGCGCCTGGACGCCGTCCGGGGCCAGCTCGCCGACGCCGGCAGCGACGCGGCGAACGTCGAGTCGCTGCTGGCGACCGCCCGCAAGCAGCTCCCGCACGAGGTCACCGAGCAGATCGAGAACTGGCCCGCCGTGGTCGCCTCCTACTCCGGTGACGAGCAGGTCGTCGTCGTCCGGGACAAGGAGATCCGCACCAAGCTGACCCGCGAGTCGCTCTCCGGCAACCTGATCCCGCGCGTCGCGCTGCCCCGCTACGCCGACCACGGCGAACTGGTGGGCTTCTGGCGCCGCGAGAACCTCCCCGGCCTCTTCCCGTTCACCGCCGGCGTGTTCCCGTTCAAGCGGGACGGCGAGGACCCGGCCCGCATGTTCGCCGGCGAGGGCGACCCCTTCCGCACCAACCGCCGGTTCAAGCTGCTCTCCGAGGGCCAGCCCGCCACCCGGCTCTCCACCGCCTTCGACTCGGTCACCCTCTACGGCCGCGACCCCGGCGAGCGCCCCGACATCTACGGCAAGGTCGGCACCTCCGGCGTCTCGGTCGCGACGCTGGAGGACATGAAGGCGCTCTACGACGGCTTCGACCTCGTCGCGCCCAGCACCTCGGTGTCCATGACCATCAACGGCCCGGCGCCCACCGTGCTGGCGTTCTTCCTCAACACGGTCATCGACCAGCAGACCGAGGCCTTCCGCGCCGCCGAGGGCCGCGACCCGTCGCCGGAGGAGGCCGCCGGACTGCGCGCCCGCGCGCTGGCGAACGTCCGCGGCACGGTGCAGGCCGACATCCTCAAGGAGGACCAGGGCCAGAACACCTGCCTGTTCTCCACCGAGTTCTCGCTGCGGATGATGGCCGACATCCAGGAGTGGTTCATCGCCAACAAGGTCCGCAACTTCTACTCCGTCTCCATCTCCGGCTACCACATCGCCGAAGCCGGCGCGAACCCGATCAGCCAGCTCGCCTTCACCCTCGCCAACGGCTTCACCTACGTCGAGGCCTACCTGGCCCGCGGCATGCACATCGACGACTTCGCGCCCAACCTGTCGTTCTTCTTCTCCAACGGCATGGACCCCGAGTACTCGGTGCTCGGCCGGGTCGCCCGCCGGATCTGGGCCGTCGCGATGAAGCACAAGTACGGCGGCAACGAGCGCTCCCAGAAGCTGAAGTACCACGTGCAGACCTCGGGCCGCTCGCTGCACGCCCAGGAGATGGACTTCAACGACATCCGCACCACCCTGCAGGCACTCATCGCGATCTACGACAACGCGAACTCGCTGCACACCAACGCCTACGACGAGGCCGTCACCACCCCGTCCGAGGAGTCGGTGCGCCGGGCGCTGGCCATCCAGCTCATCATCAACCGCGAGTGGGGCCTCGCCATGAACGAGAACCCCCTGCAGGGCTCGTTCGTCATCGACCAGCTCACCGACCTGGTCGAGCAGGCCGTGCTCGCCGAGTTCGACCGCATCAACGAGCGCGGCGGCGTCCTCGGCGCGATGGAGACCGGCTACCAGCGCGGCCGCATCCAGGACGAGTCGATGCTGTACGAGCAGCGCAAGCACGACGGCACCCTGCCCATCATCGGCGTCAACACCTTCCGGGCCCCCGGTGCCGGCGACGGCGAGCCCCAGCAGGTGGAGCTCGCCCGCGCCACCACCGCCGAGAAGGAGTCCCAGCTGGAGCGCGTCCGCGCCTTCCAGGCCGGGCACGGTGCGGAGGCCGAGCAGGCGATCGCCCGCCTGAAGGCGGCCGCCATCGGCGGCGAGAACGTCTTCGAGGTCCTCATGGACGCCGCCCGGGTCTGCTCCCTGCAGCAGGTCACCGAGGCCTTCTTCGAGGTCGGCGGCCAGTACCGCCGCAACGTCTGA
- a CDS encoding LacI family DNA-binding transcriptional regulator: MKRPTINDVARAAGVSRGAVSYALNGRPGVSEATRRRILSAAEALGFHADSAARALAGAPSRTVGLSLYRPASTLGVEPFFMELISGLEAELSLRSYALLLHMVADRGQEAAVYRRWSRERAVDGVLVCDLLEEDPRLPLLRELGLPTVVVGPPPVGGAVAGVWSDDAVSLREAVEYLAALGHRRIGHVAGIPGLAHTRVRTDAFAALARRLGLEVASCAYTDYTGPAGARATRELLDVADRPTALLYDNDIMAVAGLAAAQELGLSVPGDLSVVAWDDSPVCRIVHPALTALTRDIPAYGRQAARLLLAAVDGRPAADVAAEVAHLTPRASTAAPADGRP, translated from the coding sequence GTGAAACGTCCGACCATCAACGACGTCGCGCGGGCGGCGGGCGTGTCGAGGGGCGCCGTGTCGTACGCCCTCAACGGGCGGCCGGGGGTCTCGGAGGCGACGAGGCGGCGCATCCTGTCCGCCGCCGAGGCGCTGGGCTTCCACGCGGACAGTGCCGCCAGGGCACTGGCGGGGGCCCCCTCGCGGACGGTCGGCCTGTCGCTGTACCGGCCCGCGAGCACCCTGGGGGTCGAGCCGTTCTTCATGGAGCTGATCAGCGGTCTGGAGGCCGAGCTGTCGCTGCGCTCCTACGCCCTGCTGCTGCACATGGTCGCCGACCGCGGGCAGGAGGCGGCGGTGTACCGGCGGTGGAGCCGGGAGCGGGCCGTGGACGGCGTGCTGGTCTGCGACCTCCTGGAGGAGGATCCGCGACTGCCCCTCCTGCGGGAACTCGGTCTCCCCACCGTGGTGGTCGGCCCTCCCCCGGTCGGCGGCGCGGTCGCCGGCGTCTGGTCGGACGACGCCGTGTCCCTCCGGGAGGCCGTCGAGTACCTCGCGGCGCTGGGCCACCGCCGCATCGGCCACGTGGCGGGCATTCCGGGCCTCGCGCACACCCGGGTGCGGACCGACGCCTTCGCCGCGCTCGCCCGCCGGCTCGGGCTCGAGGTCGCCTCCTGCGCGTACACCGACTACACCGGCCCGGCCGGCGCGCGGGCCACCCGCGAGCTCCTGGACGTGGCCGACCGGCCGACCGCGCTGCTCTACGACAACGACATCATGGCGGTCGCCGGTCTGGCCGCCGCCCAGGAGCTGGGGCTCTCCGTGCCCGGCGACCTGTCCGTCGTCGCCTGGGACGACTCGCCCGTCTGCCGCATCGTGCACCCGGCCCTCACCGCGCTGACCAGGGACATCCCGGCGTACGGCCGGCAGGCCGCACGGCTGCTGCTGGCGGCGGTCGACGGCCGCCCGGCCGCCGACGTGGCGGCGGAGGTCGCCCACCTGACGCCGCGCGCCAGCACCGCCGCTCCCGCGGACGGGCGGCCCTGA
- a CDS encoding LysR family transcriptional regulator has product MDERQLRILRELGELGSVSAVAEALHVTPSAISQQLRLLQRSIPVPLTERAGRRVVLTEGGQALARAAIEVETALARARHAVTDFAEQPDGDVSLAAFHSAGSTFFPLLLRGLAGPGNPRLSFADQDVAQDRFPALTRDHDLVLAHRLDHAPPWPRTITAETLLREPLDVALPADHPLASRAVLFPRDVADQPWITVHDGFPLLSSIEAVASVAGRRLDIVHRINEFTVAAEVVAAGGGLALMPRWTARTHPGLVLRPLGDVHALRHIDVLHRPERTARRAVRTVLAELRRAAAEIQGRDTAAR; this is encoded by the coding sequence ATGGACGAGCGGCAACTCCGGATCCTGCGGGAGCTGGGAGAACTGGGCAGCGTCAGCGCGGTCGCCGAGGCCCTGCACGTGACGCCGTCCGCGATCTCCCAGCAACTGCGCCTGCTGCAGCGGTCGATCCCCGTCCCGCTCACCGAGCGCGCCGGACGCCGGGTGGTGCTGACCGAGGGCGGGCAGGCCCTGGCCCGCGCGGCCATCGAGGTGGAGACGGCCCTGGCCCGGGCGCGGCACGCCGTCACCGACTTCGCCGAGCAGCCCGACGGCGACGTCTCGCTGGCCGCCTTCCACAGCGCGGGCTCCACCTTCTTCCCCCTGCTGCTCCGCGGCCTCGCCGGGCCCGGCAACCCGCGCCTGTCGTTCGCCGACCAGGACGTCGCCCAGGACCGCTTCCCCGCCCTCACCCGCGACCACGACCTCGTGCTCGCCCACCGCCTCGACCACGCGCCGCCCTGGCCCCGCACCATCACCGCCGAGACGCTGCTGCGGGAGCCGCTCGACGTCGCCCTGCCGGCCGACCACCCGCTGGCCTCCCGCGCCGTGCTCTTCCCCCGCGACGTGGCCGACCAGCCCTGGATCACCGTCCACGACGGCTTCCCGCTGCTGTCCAGCATCGAGGCCGTCGCCAGCGTCGCGGGCCGCCGCCTCGACATCGTCCACCGCATCAACGAGTTCACCGTGGCCGCCGAGGTGGTGGCCGCCGGCGGAGGTCTGGCGCTGATGCCGCGCTGGACCGCCCGTACACACCCCGGCCTCGTCCTGCGGCCGCTCGGCGACGTCCACGCCCTGCGCCACATCGACGTCCTCCACCGGCCCGAACGCACCGCCCGCCGGGCCGTCCGCACCGTCCTCGCCGAGCTGCGCCGCGCCGCCGCGGAGATCCAGGGCCGGGACACCGCCGCGCGCTAG
- a CDS encoding LacI family DNA-binding transcriptional regulator — MPRQPTMADIARQAGVTRVTVSYALNGRPGVSEETRRRILDIARDIGFTVNTPARALRGAAARPVGMTLRRPASDAHSVEVFRRELISGIQTELAARDLGLALQYVGDAGEETAVYRRWHAERRVGGVLVCDLESDDPRLGPLAGLGLPAVVVGGPVPGDALACVWNDDATAVDAAVRHLAGLGHRGVARIGGPAGMLHTAVRDAAFEAACRREGVTAVIAASDYTVRTGGTATRRLLSSPTRPTAIAYDNDVMAVAGLAVAREMGLRVPDDLSILAFDDSPLCRAVRPALTVLGRDIVAYGAHAARLLFEVIDGRPATAVLDHTASLVVRDSTAPPPPHRA, encoded by the coding sequence ATGCCGCGGCAGCCCACCATGGCCGACATCGCCCGGCAGGCCGGGGTCACCCGGGTGACCGTCTCCTACGCGTTGAACGGCCGTCCCGGTGTCTCGGAGGAGACGCGCCGGCGGATCCTCGACATCGCCCGTGACATCGGCTTCACCGTGAACACCCCCGCACGCGCCCTGCGCGGCGCCGCGGCCCGCCCGGTGGGCATGACCCTGCGCAGGCCCGCCTCCGACGCGCACTCCGTCGAGGTGTTCCGCCGCGAACTGATCAGCGGCATCCAGACCGAACTGGCCGCGCGGGACCTGGGCCTGGCGCTGCAGTACGTGGGCGACGCGGGCGAGGAGACCGCCGTCTACCGGCGCTGGCACGCCGAGCGGCGGGTCGGCGGCGTCCTGGTGTGCGACCTGGAGTCCGACGACCCGCGCCTCGGACCGCTCGCCGGCCTCGGGCTGCCCGCCGTCGTGGTCGGCGGCCCCGTCCCGGGGGACGCCCTCGCCTGCGTCTGGAACGACGACGCGACCGCCGTGGACGCCGCCGTCCGGCACCTGGCGGGGCTGGGCCACCGCGGCGTCGCCAGGATCGGCGGCCCCGCGGGAATGCTGCACACGGCCGTCCGCGACGCCGCGTTCGAGGCGGCGTGCCGGCGGGAAGGTGTCACGGCGGTGATCGCGGCCTCCGACTACACCGTGCGGACCGGAGGGACCGCGACCCGGCGGCTGCTGAGCTCACCGACCCGGCCGACGGCCATCGCCTACGACAACGACGTGATGGCGGTCGCCGGGCTGGCCGTGGCCCGCGAAATGGGACTACGGGTGCCGGACGACCTCTCGATCCTCGCGTTCGACGACTCGCCGCTCTGCCGGGCCGTCCGCCCGGCGCTGACCGTTCTCGGCCGCGACATCGTGGCCTACGGCGCGCACGCGGCGCGGCTGCTGTTCGAGGTGATCGACGGGCGCCCGGCGACGGCCGTGCTGGACCACACCGCCTCCCTGGTGGTCAGGGACAGCACCGCCCCGCCTCCGCCGCACCGGGCCTGA
- a CDS encoding DMT family transporter, which translates to MPVARRTDAVLFLIALVWGSSYLAAKTATVALPVAAVLFARYAVSALACGGLVAFRRRAWTRAEVRAGSVLGVTQAAVLALETYGIAHTSAANAGLIISLTIVLTPLVDRTAGSRRLPWAFFAAAGLCVLAVGLLTSSTGLHALRLGDALMLVAAVVRAGHVALVGRLTARHPVDALHLTTVQTVVGSALFLAPALSHLPDLAGSSAATWSQLLYLALFCSVFAFLAQTWAVQRTSASRASLLLGTEPIWAVAIGIGLGGEHLTVWASLGAVLMVTGTYWGQAVERTHRTATDPAAGGGTRPAPTPVGA; encoded by the coding sequence ATGCCCGTTGCACGCCGTACCGATGCCGTCCTGTTCCTGATCGCCCTGGTCTGGGGTTCCAGCTATCTGGCGGCCAAGACCGCCACCGTCGCGCTCCCCGTCGCCGCCGTGCTGTTCGCCCGGTACGCGGTCTCCGCGCTGGCGTGCGGCGGCCTGGTCGCCTTCCGCCGCAGGGCGTGGACCCGGGCGGAGGTCCGCGCCGGATCGGTGCTGGGCGTCACCCAGGCGGCCGTCCTGGCCCTGGAGACGTACGGAATCGCTCACACCAGCGCCGCGAACGCCGGGCTGATCATCAGTCTGACCATCGTGCTGACCCCGCTGGTGGACCGGACCGCGGGGAGCCGCCGACTGCCCTGGGCGTTCTTCGCGGCCGCCGGCCTGTGCGTGCTGGCGGTCGGCCTGCTCACCTCCAGCACCGGACTGCACGCGCTCCGCCTCGGCGACGCCCTGATGCTGGTCGCCGCGGTCGTCCGGGCCGGACACGTCGCCCTGGTCGGCCGGCTCACCGCCCGCCACCCCGTGGACGCGCTCCACCTGACGACCGTCCAGACCGTCGTCGGCTCGGCGCTCTTCCTCGCACCGGCCCTGTCCCACCTGCCCGACCTGGCCGGGAGCAGCGCCGCCACCTGGTCGCAGCTGCTCTACCTCGCCCTGTTCTGCAGCGTCTTCGCCTTCCTCGCCCAGACCTGGGCCGTCCAGCGCACCTCCGCCAGCCGGGCCAGCCTGCTGCTCGGCACCGAGCCGATCTGGGCCGTCGCGATCGGCATCGGCCTCGGCGGCGAACACCTCACCGTGTGGGCCTCCCTCGGCGCCGTCCTCATGGTCACCGGCACGTACTGGGGCCAGGCCGTCGAGCGCACCCACCGCACTGCCACCGATCCCGCGGCCGGGGGCGGGACGCGTCCCGCCCCGACACCCGTGGGCGCCTGA
- a CDS encoding phage holin family protein has protein sequence MKSSVNGTRPATAHRGDTAGPEADGHPRPVNELVHEAAELASQLVRQELRLAGAELGAKGRRAGFGGGLFGGAGLLAVIGLQAFVAAAVAGLALVMPLWAAALVVGAVLVVAAGLLALAGRGQFRKAGPPVPERAVATTRTDIEVIKERAHR, from the coding sequence GTGAAGTCGAGCGTGAACGGCACCCGGCCCGCCACGGCGCACCGGGGCGATACGGCCGGACCGGAAGCCGACGGCCACCCGCGACCGGTCAACGAGCTGGTCCACGAGGCCGCGGAACTGGCCTCGCAGCTGGTGCGGCAGGAACTGCGACTCGCCGGGGCGGAACTCGGCGCGAAGGGCAGGCGGGCCGGCTTCGGCGGAGGGCTGTTCGGCGGCGCCGGGCTCCTCGCCGTCATCGGCCTGCAGGCCTTCGTGGCGGCCGCCGTCGCCGGTCTGGCGCTGGTGATGCCGCTGTGGGCGGCCGCCCTGGTGGTGGGAGCCGTCCTGGTGGTGGCCGCCGGGCTGCTCGCCCTGGCCGGCCGCGGCCAGTTCAGGAAGGCGGGGCCGCCCGTTCCGGAGCGGGCGGTCGCGACCACCAGGACCGACATCGAGGTGATCAAGGAGCGTGCGCACCGATGA